In the genome of Mucilaginibacter sp. 14171R-50, the window CCCGAAAGCCGCCTGGTTAAAAAAGGGTTTGAACCCAAAATACGCGACCTGAACATTCAGGATGCGCAGGGTAATAATTATAACCAGGAATTATTGTCCAGCCCATTCTATAGTCTTTGGATAGTAGCGTACAATCTTGACGATACTAACGCTGATGCTGTAAACCGTAGCAACGCGTTAGCTGCAACCCTTATTCAGAATTACAACACACGCGTTATATTTTTAACTTCCAACGCTCCCGAGGGCGCCCAAAAATTTGCAAAAGAACATAAACTTGTGAGCGAGTTATTTTATGCCGACGGCGTACCGCTGAAAACTATGGTGCGTTCTAACCCGGGTATTATCCTGCTAAAAAATGGCACCGTTATCAATAAATGGCATTTTCATAACATGCCTAAGTACGATGAGCTGGTTAAAAATTACCTGAGTAAGCAATAATGGGTTTAATATTTTTAGTTGGATTTATGGGCTGCGGCAAAACATCATGGGGCCGTAAACTGGCCGCAGGGTTAGGGTACGATTTCATCGATCTTGACCATACGCTCGAGGCTAAAGTAGGCTCTACCGTAGCTGAGTATTTCGCATCACACGGCGAAACCGCGTTTCGAAACCTGGAAAGCGAAATATTAAAAACAACTGCATATCCCCAAAATACAATTGTATCTACCGGAGGTGGCTTGCCTTGCTTTTTTGACAACATGGCTTGGATGAATAGCCATGGGCAAACCCTTTACATACAATTATCGCCAAAGGCATTAGCTAATCGTTTAGAAAATGCTAAAACCCCGCGCCCTGTATTGCAAGGCAAAAAAGGCGACGAACTGGTAACATTCATCGAACACAAATTAGCCGAACGCGAAGGCTTTTACCTAAAAGCTACACATATTGTTGATGGGATGGATATGAGCGTTGAAAAGTTGATTGGGATAATAAACGTTAATATTTAGCCTATTGTCATTGCGAGCATAGCGTGGCAATCTCAGCATATCCGCGGGCTGCTTTTAATCGTGCCACCCTGCACTTAGATCATTCCATTCAGGATTTTCCAAAACAATTAAATCAATTTTCTTTTTTCTCGATCCGGCCTTTATTTGCTTTTCGCGTGCGATAGCATCTTGTACCCATTGAAATTCTTCATAATAAACAAGTTTGTTGCATTGATACTTTGCCGAAAAACCTTGATTAGCCTTCCCTTTATGTTGAATGATACGTTCAAGGATATTATTTGTGACACCCGTATAAAGTACGTTATTAGAATTGTTGGTAATAATATAAACGTAATATTGGTGAATTTTCATCTGAACAATAATTAGGGAAGCGCTTATCTGTCCTATGAGATTGCCACGCTACGCTCGCAATGACATATTGGAGAAAGACTTTAGTAATTCTACCTCAAATAAACAGCATCTTCCTGTCCGGCTTCGTCTAAAACA includes:
- a CDS encoding GIY-YIG nuclease family protein, producing the protein MKIHQYYVYIITNNSNNVLYTGVTNNILERIIQHKGKANQGFSAKYQCNKLVYYEEFQWVQDAIAREKQIKAGSRKKKIDLIVLENPEWNDLSAGWHD
- a CDS encoding shikimate kinase → MGLIFLVGFMGCGKTSWGRKLAAGLGYDFIDLDHTLEAKVGSTVAEYFASHGETAFRNLESEILKTTAYPQNTIVSTGGGLPCFFDNMAWMNSHGQTLYIQLSPKALANRLENAKTPRPVLQGKKGDELVTFIEHKLAEREGFYLKATHIVDGMDMSVEKLIGIINVNI